GGTCACAGTGAGCAGTCTGACAAAAGTGTGTTGTTGTGGTCAGAGTCACCTCACGTCCAGCTCTGATTTTGCCAAAGGCAATTATTCATTAGGTGTTCAGTGTGAAAGCACAGTTTGATGCAGATTTGCGTTTCTTTATCACATCACGCTCAGTGTGAAGTGGCCTTTAGGGGCTGACCTTCATAAATTTTCATTTGAAAGCGATTCATCATAAAAGATAAATGTTAGATTGGGCTGGATGCTCTGTGTTTCGGTTTCCACCACACTTCAAGCACTCATGCTACCTCTGACATGAATGAGAAATGGATTGCAGCAGTTTCTTTCTTCCAACAGTCACGTCCAGCGCAGACACAGTTTTAGGATCACAAGGAAGGCAATGCAAAGATGTTTTTTCACATCTTGGCGCTTCATGACATCAGAGTAACCCTCAGAGTCACTTCTGTCAGTTTGACGTGTGAACTGATGGGCAGGGATGCAGGAGTAGGCACTGATGTTTTTTGCAGAGGTGGTTTTTCATTGCACTATTATATAATTCAGAGAcagaatatgaaataaataattatgtcagttttttttatatataaaagttGTTTATTAATAAGTTTTAAGTTCCGAAACTTACAGCAGGTTCTAGTGGCACAGCAATTTAGTCCCATATGAAGAAGGAAAAAAATGTATGGACCCTAACCCCACCCTCTATTGAAGTGACAATTTATTGACATTTACTGTTGCATATTAAAAGAAATTAATGCCCTTACCTAATGCCCTGGTCAAATCACATGAATTTTTCACTATTTCAGCATGATTTTCTTGACGTAGGGTGTTGTGGGGATTTGTAAATGACAAATGGCCATTGTAACACAAGATTCATGTAAAGCCCCGATCAGATTACACGATTTAGGCATGATTTtctgtaatgtggcatagttcacgacaaccgACACCATGTCTGCGACGCCTCACGACACTGTCGCAgcaagtctagcatgtttaatttttcccccatCTTCACGACGAGTTCCGTCACGTGGATGACACTGTGCAATAGGAACTCATCATTTCTCAATTATATCAGTGAGTGCTGCTGTTTATGCACTCCTCAGGTAATCAAAAATAGGCTGCATGCATATTTATAGCTTTCTTATGGGTGGGTCACGGGTGGATAAGATCAGTTATTGGTTGAACAAACTTTAGCctaccttttctaaaatattaaggtgtttaTAGCGGAAAGTGTTTATAGCGGACTTGTTTTGAAGCGCATCACCTCAAATGATATTCATTAATCTTGTTTATTGATAACTGACCAACATAAgatacattaacattaaaatacaaattataccaaatgaaatttgtttcaaaaaggtatttttttccaagaaaattatatgaattatatttttgtttgtgtcccTCCGCTATAcgagccatggtctttagcctccttgttagagcaactgactcccatccGGAAGGTCTCCAGTTTGGTCCCAGCTTTGAGtgagttgggtgcagtaggaccggctGGGTTACGTTGGTGCTGTGATCCGGATccgagtgaggtttaggggggtgagtgtaatggagaccagctagtaagtgctCTGCAGGTAAATTTCACTCCTCTAACCTTTAAAGATGCTCTAGCATCATACGCTAGAGGCCAtttttttagcctccttgttagagcaaccgactcccatgcgtaAGGTCACCAGTTCGATCCCACCTCGGGGTGGGTTGGTTGGTggaggaccagcggggttacactTAGGTGATTTAATATTCTCTGTCTCATTCGTGGCAAGTTCAGGCGTGGGAGTGTTTAATAAGCAATGATGgctggaaaatatacatttagattttaaagaaaaaatcttaatattaaaaagttaTTGTAAGTTTGATCCTAGCCTTGTCGCaatgaatgcccttaaataatgtagctaTTAGTTGTCagcaaacatcagtgtttattgagatttgaatgagataaaacattttttaattgagATAAGAAACATTattatagcaacacttgtgactgctttgggaaataacgctCATCGTAGATGTCTCAGGATGACTGATCACGAAGGAatgtgtagtctggcacatttatTACCCATGACATGTCAAGATTTTATCACGACAAAATTGCATAATCATATTTACTGTAGACCAAATGCGTATTTATAATAACACTGACCGCCGGGCATGTCATACACCCAGAAATACAAGATCATATACAGAAATTTGAAGGTTTGGAAGTTGGAATTTATTCAGTGTTTGTTTGGGAAATGGTGCAAAAGACAGCACGAACACCACAGAAAAAACATTGGACATGTACATAACCATTGATGAGGACGGATTGAGACTCAGCTTTCCCCTTATTCTGCTTTTATGTAGTGTTGTGTGGAGACGACGTCTCCAAGTGTCAACGTCAGAGTGAGGCTATTGTCACTGACTTCTCAGAGCAGGGTCATCTTTTTACCATCCCATTTCTGAACATGCAACAACTTCCCTCCATCTAAAGTTATAATAGACTTGACTTTTCGGTAGTCTGCAGTGGTCTCGTTGACCTACTCTCCCAGTTTGAAATTGATTTCTGTGGATTTAAAAGTGCTGGCGGTTTTAATTGTGAAAACGTCACCCTCCTTGGAGATGATGGTTGTGGGTTTGATCATGTTGGCAACTTGACGCGTGGCAAGGCCAACACCAAGGGTTTTCATGTACTCATCAATATTCTTGCTCTTCTTCAAGTTCTACCTTCCGACAAAAATGTCTGCCATGTTTGAGCTGAAGCGCAGCTGAAAATGCCACGACACTTTTATTATTTGAAGCAAAAGTCATATTTATTGTAGACCAAATGCGTATTTATAATAACACTGACCACTGGGCATGGTGTACACCTAGAAATACAAGATCATATACAGAGGTTTGGAAGTTGGAATTTATTCAGTGTTTGGGAAATAATGCAAACGACAGCATAAACACTGAGGGTTTTCATGTACTCATCGAAATTCTTGCTCTCTTTCTAGTTCCACCTGCCAACAAAAACGTCTGCCATGTTTGAGCTGAAGCGCAGCAGAGAATGCCATGACatgtcaagattttatcaagacaaaattgcataatc
This portion of the Danio rerio strain Tuebingen ecotype United States chromosome 3, GRCz12tu, whole genome shotgun sequence genome encodes:
- the LOC108182833 gene encoding LOW QUALITY PROTEIN: fatty acid-binding protein, heart-like (The sequence of the model RefSeq protein was modified relative to this genomic sequence to represent the inferred CDS: substituted 3 bases at 3 genomic stop codons), whose protein sequence is MADIFVGRXNLKKSKNIDEYMKTLGVGLATRQVANMIKPTTIISKEGDVFTIKTASTFKSTEINFKLGEXVNETTADYRKVKSIITLDGGKLLHVQKWDGKKMTLLXEVSDNSLTLTLTLGDVVSTQHYIKAE